Proteins from a genomic interval of Scomber scombrus chromosome 11, fScoSco1.1, whole genome shotgun sequence:
- the pdca gene encoding phosducin a: MSTPREDDKERLNRKMSVQEYELIQEEDEHCLKRYRKQCMQEMHDRLSFGPKFEGIYELDSGEAFLEVIEKEHRLTVVVVHIYENGVKGCEQLNSCLDCLASEYSTVKFCRIDAVATGAAERFSSEVLPALLVYKAGELVGNFLSVTKRFTEEFFATDVEGFLNEYGLLPEKDFAACVDDEDEGGDVE; encoded by the exons ATGTCCACTCCAAGAGAGGATGACAAGGAGAGACTCAACAGAAAG ATGAGTGTTCAGGAGTATGAACTGATCCAAGAGGAGGATGAACATTGCCTGAAACGTTACAGAAAACAGTGTATGCAGGAAATGCACGACCGCCTAAGTTTCGGTCCTAAGTTTGAAGGCATCTACGAGCTCGACAGCGGAGAGGCTTTTCTGGAAGTCATAGAGAAGGAGCATCGTTTGACTGTAGTGGTAGTCCACATTTACGAGAACGGTGTCAAAG GCTGTGAACAGTTGAACTCATGTCTGGACTGTCTGGCTTCAGAGTACTCTACCGTTAAGTTTTGTCGTATTGATGCTGTGGCAACAGGCGCAGCTGAGCGCTTCTCCTCTGAG GTCCTTCCTGCCCTGCTGGTGTACAAGGCTGGTGAGCTAGTTGGCAATTTCCTGTCTGTTACCAAACGCTTCACTGAAGAGTTCTTTGCGACGGACGTGGAGGGATTTCTCAACGAATACGGTCTCTTACCCGAGAAGGATTTCGCAGCGTGTGTAGATGATGAAGACGAGGGAGGGGACGTAGAATAG